TGGACGCGGCCGTGTGGCTGCGTGACGCCCAGGGCTTCGACCTGACGATCGTCGGTGTGGAGGCGGACGGCGTCGTCGATCCCGACCGCCTGTTGGCGGCCGTCACCGACGACACGGTCGTCGTGTCGGTGATGGCCGCCAACAACGAGGTCGGCACCATCCAGCCACTCGACGTCATCGGGCCGGCCCTCGCCGACCGTGACGTGTGCCTGCACAGCGACGCGGTCCAGGCATTCGGGCGGACGCCGCTGCGCGTCGACGACTGGCACATCGACGCGCTCACGCTGTCGGCGCACAAGTTCAACGGGCCGAAGGGCGTCGGGGTGCTCGTGCTGCGTCGCGACGTCGACGCGGTGCCGGTGCTGCACGGCGGGGGACAGGAGCGCGGGGTGCGGTCCGGCACGTTCAACGCCCCGGGCATCATCGGCTGTGGTGCGGCGGCGGAGCTGACGGCCACCGGGGCGGACGAGGAGATCGTCCGGTTGCGCGCGCTGCGCGACGGGCTGATCGAGGGCCTGTGCGCCGTCGAGGACGTCACGTTGAACGGGTCGGCGACGGCACGGTTGCCCCACAACGTGAACGTCGCCGTGGCCGGGTGCGACGGCGAGGCGCTGCTGGCGGCGCTCGACGCCGGAGGCGTCTGCGCGTCGACCGGA
This region of Euzebyales bacterium genomic DNA includes:
- a CDS encoding cysteine desulfurase family protein; the encoded protein is MIYLDHAATTPLAPAVLAAMLPAFEHGYGNPSSIHRTGRDARARVERAREQVAVALRVHPLDVLFTSGGTEADNQALKGIAWAARDAGRGNHIVTTAIEHHAVLDAAVWLRDAQGFDLTIVGVEADGVVDPDRLLAAVTDDTVVVSVMAANNEVGTIQPLDVIGPALADRDVCLHSDAVQAFGRTPLRVDDWHIDALTLSAHKFNGPKGVGVLVLRRDVDAVPVLHGGGQERGVRSGTFNAPGIIGCGAAAELTATGADEEIVRLRALRDGLIEGLCAVEDVTLNGSATARLPHNVNVAVAGCDGEALLAALDAGGVCASTGSACQSGAASPSHVLSAIGADPNRAHVRLTCGRATTTGDVERAVPIITDAIKRLRDRGGGFL